One Stenotrophomonas oahuensis genomic region harbors:
- a CDS encoding RNA methyltransferase: MSLQTAPTRIRFVLVGTQHPGNMGAAARAMKTMGLGRLVLVAPEKPLDEEAFRRSAGAEDVLGDAPVVATLAEAVADCRLVLGCTARARRVQLEELLPAVAAERALAKAGDAADPGEVAFVFGRERTGLTNEELQLCHLAVHIPSNPEFSSLNLAAAVQVLAYELRMAHLQAAPAIALAADAEAREQAASHAQIEGLFGQLGQTLDDIDFHKGRAPESAMRKLRRLFLRTELSEQEVRLLRGILSDAQRMARLAQDKP; this comes from the coding sequence ATGTCCCTGCAAACCGCTCCAACCCGCATCCGCTTTGTCCTCGTCGGCACCCAGCACCCCGGCAACATGGGCGCGGCCGCCCGCGCCATGAAGACCATGGGCCTGGGCCGGCTGGTGCTGGTGGCCCCGGAAAAGCCGCTGGATGAAGAAGCCTTCCGCCGCTCCGCCGGGGCCGAGGACGTGCTCGGCGATGCCCCGGTCGTCGCCACCCTGGCCGAGGCCGTGGCCGACTGCCGGCTGGTGCTCGGCTGCACCGCCCGTGCCCGCCGCGTGCAGCTCGAGGAACTGCTGCCCGCCGTGGCCGCCGAGCGCGCCCTGGCCAAGGCCGGCGATGCCGCCGACCCGGGCGAGGTCGCCTTCGTGTTTGGTCGCGAGCGCACCGGCCTGACCAACGAGGAGCTGCAGCTGTGCCACCTGGCCGTGCACATTCCGTCCAATCCGGAGTTCAGCTCGCTGAATCTCGCCGCCGCCGTGCAGGTGCTGGCCTACGAGCTGCGCATGGCGCATCTGCAGGCGGCCCCGGCCATTGCGTTGGCAGCTGACGCTGAAGCCCGCGAGCAGGCCGCCAGCCACGCCCAGATAGAAGGCCTGTTCGGCCAGCTGGGGCAGACCCTGGATGACATCGACTTCCACAAGGGCCGTGCGCCGGAGTCGGCGATGCGCAAGCTGCGCCGTCTGTTCCTTCGCACCGAATTGAGCGAACAGGAAGTACGCTTGTTGCGCGGCATTCTGTCGGATGCCCAGCGGATGGCACGGTTGGCGCAAGATAAGCCGTAA
- a CDS encoding inositol monophosphatase family protein, which produces MQKPAVTVMVKAARLAGNVLLRNINKLEALNVVQKGRMDYASEVDADAEKVIVKELKRAYPEYGIMGEEGGVQAVNRHMWVIDPLDGTSNYLRGFPHYCVSIALTENGEPTDAVIFDPLRNELFTASRGAGAVLNDRRIRVADRKDLSGAMIHTGFAPRERNRASSQLKALDALLVQAEDVRRTGSAALDLAYVACGRADAYFEAGVKAWDIAAGVLLVREAGGRVCDFKGATPARMDSRGPETQQIVAGNVKNSEILQKVLVNTGYAAEFDAKL; this is translated from the coding sequence ATGCAGAAACCCGCCGTCACCGTCATGGTCAAGGCCGCCCGCCTCGCCGGCAACGTTTTGTTGCGCAACATCAACAAGCTGGAAGCACTGAACGTGGTGCAGAAGGGGCGCATGGATTATGCGAGTGAAGTGGATGCGGACGCGGAAAAGGTAATCGTCAAGGAACTCAAGCGCGCCTACCCGGAGTACGGGATCATGGGCGAAGAAGGCGGCGTGCAGGCGGTGAACCGCCACATGTGGGTGATCGACCCGCTGGACGGCACCAGCAACTACCTGCGCGGCTTCCCGCACTACTGCGTGTCGATCGCGCTGACCGAGAACGGCGAACCGACCGACGCGGTGATTTTCGACCCGCTGCGCAATGAACTGTTCACCGCCAGCCGCGGTGCGGGCGCGGTGCTGAACGACCGCCGCATCCGCGTGGCAGACCGCAAGGACCTGTCGGGCGCGATGATCCACACCGGCTTCGCCCCGCGCGAACGCAACCGCGCCAGTTCGCAGCTGAAGGCGCTGGACGCGCTGCTGGTGCAGGCCGAAGACGTGCGCCGCACGGGTTCGGCCGCGCTGGACCTGGCCTACGTGGCCTGCGGCCGCGCCGACGCCTACTTCGAAGCGGGCGTGAAGGCGTGGGACATCGCCGCCGGCGTGCTGCTGGTCCGCGAAGCGGGCGGCCGCGTGTGCGACTTCAAGGGTGCCACCCCGGCCCGCATGGACAGCCGCGGCCCGGAAACCCAGCAGATCGTCGCCGGCAACGTAAAGAACAGCGAGATCCTGCAGAAGGTCCTGGTCAACACCGGCTACGCCGCCGAGTTCGACGCGAAGTTGTGA
- the htpX gene encoding protease HtpX — translation MFSRIALFLMTNLAVLALASVVMSLLGVNSSQMSGLLVMAAIFGFGGSIISLLMSKWMAKRSTGAVVITEPRNATERWLLTTVERQAREAGIGMPEVAVYDGPEINAFATGANRNNALVAVSTGLLQNMSEDEAEAVLGHEIAHVANGDMITMALLQGVLNTFVIVLARVVGGIIDSALSGNREGGGRGFAYFIIVFALEMVFGLFATMIAMWFSRRREFRADAGGAHLAGRQKMIAALERLKLNHGQSTLPTQVAAFGIAGGIGQGLRKFFLSHPPLEDRIAALRAANNNTAV, via the coding sequence ATGTTCAGTCGTATTGCTCTCTTCCTGATGACCAACCTCGCGGTTCTGGCCCTGGCCAGCGTGGTGATGTCGCTGCTGGGCGTGAACTCCAGCCAGATGAGCGGTCTGCTGGTGATGGCCGCCATCTTCGGCTTTGGCGGTTCAATCATTTCGCTGCTGATGTCCAAGTGGATGGCCAAGCGCTCCACGGGCGCGGTGGTGATCACCGAGCCGCGCAACGCGACCGAGCGCTGGCTGCTGACCACGGTGGAGCGCCAGGCGCGCGAAGCCGGCATCGGCATGCCGGAAGTGGCGGTCTATGACGGCCCGGAAATCAACGCCTTCGCCACCGGTGCCAACCGCAACAACGCGCTGGTGGCGGTGTCCACGGGCCTGTTACAGAACATGAGCGAAGACGAGGCCGAAGCGGTGCTGGGCCACGAAATCGCCCACGTTGCCAACGGTGACATGATCACCATGGCCTTGTTGCAGGGCGTGCTGAACACCTTCGTGATCGTGCTGGCCCGTGTGGTGGGCGGCATCATCGACAGCGCGCTGTCGGGCAACCGTGAAGGCGGCGGCCGTGGCTTTGCCTACTTCATCATCGTGTTCGCGCTGGAAATGGTGTTCGGCCTGTTCGCCACCATGATCGCGATGTGGTTCTCGCGTCGTCGCGAGTTCCGCGCCGACGCCGGCGGTGCCCACCTGGCCGGTCGCCAGAAGATGATCGCGGCGCTGGAGCGCCTGAAGCTCAACCACGGCCAGAGCACCCTGCCGACCCAGGTCGCCGCCTTCGGCATCGCCGGCGGCATCGGCCAGGGCCTGCGCAAGTTCTTCCTCAGCCACCCGCCGCTGGAAGATCGCATCGCCGCCCTGCGTGCTGCGAACAACAACACCGCCGTGTAA
- a CDS encoding beta-ketoacyl-ACP reductase, which yields MTSRVALVTGGTGGIGSAICQRLCEQGHRVATNYRDEAKALAWQERMRARGCEVAIFPGDVSDPASAEQMVQAVEAALGPVEILVNNAGITRDTTFHRMRADQWHDVINTNLNSVFNVTRPVIEGMRRRGWGRVIQISSINGLKGQYGQANYAAAKAGMHGFTISLARENAGFGITVNTISPGYVATDMVMAVPEEVRAKIIADIPTGRLGKPEEIAYAVNFLVAEEAAWITGSNLDINGGHHMGW from the coding sequence ATGACATCGCGCGTTGCCTTGGTTACCGGTGGTACCGGCGGGATCGGGTCTGCCATCTGCCAACGCCTGTGCGAGCAGGGGCATCGGGTGGCCACCAATTACCGCGACGAGGCCAAGGCCCTTGCCTGGCAGGAGCGCATGCGCGCGCGCGGATGCGAGGTGGCGATCTTCCCGGGCGACGTCTCCGACCCGGCCTCGGCCGAACAGATGGTGCAGGCCGTGGAAGCCGCACTGGGCCCGGTGGAGATCCTGGTCAACAACGCCGGCATCACCCGCGATACCACCTTCCACCGCATGCGGGCGGACCAGTGGCATGACGTGATCAACACCAACCTCAACTCGGTGTTCAACGTCACCCGTCCGGTGATCGAGGGCATGCGCCGTCGCGGCTGGGGCCGGGTGATCCAGATCAGCTCGATCAACGGCCTGAAGGGCCAGTACGGCCAGGCCAACTACGCCGCCGCCAAGGCTGGCATGCACGGTTTCACCATCTCGCTGGCACGCGAGAACGCCGGTTTCGGCATCACCGTGAACACCATTTCGCCCGGTTACGTTGCCACCGACATGGTGATGGCCGTGCCGGAAGAGGTGCGCGCCAAGATCATCGCCGACATTCCGACCGGCCGCTTGGGCAAGCCGGAAGAGATTGCCTATGCGGTCAATTTCCTGGTGGCCGAGGAAGCGGCGTGGATCACCGGGTCCAATCTGGACATCAACGGCGGCCACCACATGGGGTGGTAA
- the phaR gene encoding polyhydroxyalkanoate synthesis repressor PhaR → MAANRIIKKYPNRRLYDTEISSYITIEDVRQLILDGEDFEVRDAKSGDDLTRSVLLQIIADQEQDGEPMLSTQLLSQLIRFYGDSLQGFMGNYLERSMQVFLDQQQQFRQQMGNLLGQTPWAMMNQLTERNLELWKDFQRNMGAGFGARPTPPGTSTGTGKPEAPVGTKTRR, encoded by the coding sequence ATGGCTGCGAACCGCATCATCAAGAAGTATCCGAACCGTCGTCTCTACGACACTGAGATTTCCAGCTACATCACCATCGAGGACGTGCGCCAGCTGATCCTGGACGGCGAGGACTTCGAGGTCCGCGACGCCAAGAGCGGCGACGACCTGACCCGTTCCGTGCTGCTGCAGATCATTGCCGACCAGGAACAGGACGGCGAGCCGATGCTGTCCACCCAGCTGCTCAGCCAGCTGATCCGCTTCTACGGCGATTCACTGCAGGGCTTCATGGGCAATTACCTGGAGCGCAGCATGCAGGTCTTCCTGGACCAGCAGCAGCAGTTCCGCCAGCAGATGGGCAACCTGCTGGGCCAGACTCCTTGGGCGATGATGAACCAGCTCACCGAGCGCAACCTGGAACTGTGGAAGGACTTCCAGCGCAACATGGGCGCAGGCTTCGGTGCGCGCCCCACTCCGCCGGGCACCAGCACGGGTACCGGAAAGCCGGAAGCGCCGGTCGGGACCAAGACCCGCCGCTGA
- a CDS encoding TraB/GumN family protein, whose translation MLFKRVLSSLLLGACLLTGSAVAAPAAKAGSTAPVPLLWKATGPGDSRVYLLGSFHMLRADDYPLAADVDQAFAASNRLMFELSPADMQSPDLIGKMMQAAMRTDGSELRRDLEAPTWTKLQAYAAANNMPLAQLQGMKPWFVGLTITLSQLARMGLDPELGLDRHFMKRAADAGKPTSGLESIDTQIAVFAQMSDKEQQQMVAEALDQAEQADALSRKLHDAWRRGDEKMLWNEMAVDMRGQYPQLYRRINTDRNEAWVPKLQQQLQAGQGSTLVVVGALHLLGEDGVVEKLRAKGFKVERVCTGCAKPKR comes from the coding sequence ATGTTGTTCAAGCGTGTACTGTCTTCGCTGCTGCTGGGCGCATGCCTGCTGACCGGGTCGGCCGTTGCCGCACCTGCGGCCAAAGCCGGCTCCACCGCGCCGGTGCCCCTGTTGTGGAAGGCGACCGGCCCCGGTGACAGCCGGGTGTACCTGCTGGGCTCGTTCCATATGCTGCGCGCGGATGATTACCCGTTGGCGGCTGACGTCGACCAGGCATTCGCCGCATCCAACCGGCTGATGTTCGAACTGTCGCCGGCCGACATGCAGTCGCCTGACCTGATCGGCAAGATGATGCAGGCGGCGATGCGCACCGACGGCAGCGAACTGCGCCGTGATCTGGAAGCGCCCACCTGGACCAAGCTGCAGGCTTACGCGGCCGCCAACAACATGCCGTTGGCCCAGTTGCAGGGCATGAAACCGTGGTTCGTCGGGCTCACCATCACCCTGAGCCAGCTGGCGCGCATGGGCCTGGACCCGGAACTGGGACTGGACCGCCACTTCATGAAGCGCGCGGCCGATGCCGGCAAGCCGACCAGCGGTCTGGAGAGCATCGACACCCAGATTGCGGTGTTCGCGCAGATGTCGGACAAGGAACAGCAGCAGATGGTGGCCGAGGCGCTGGACCAGGCCGAACAGGCCGACGCGCTGAGTCGCAAGCTGCACGATGCCTGGCGGCGCGGCGACGAAAAAATGCTGTGGAATGAAATGGCAGTAGACATGCGCGGCCAGTACCCGCAGCTGTACAGGCGCATCAACACCGATCGCAACGAGGCCTGGGTGCCCAAGCTGCAGCAGCAGTTGCAGGCCGGGCAGGGCAGTACCCTGGTGGTGGTGGGCGCACTGCACCTGCTGGGCGAGGATGGCGTGGTCGAGAAACTGCGCGCCAAGGGCTTCAAGGTCGAGCGCGTCTGCACCGGCTGTGCCAAGCCCAAGCGCTGA
- a CDS encoding DUF1684 domain-containing protein, translating into MGTRHWRRSMAVAALVLGLAACGEKDSALVVAPVDPAFAAEQQQWRQQRYTELNAPDGWTSLVGLHWLEHKAHYIGSGPGSGIRLAVGPDKLGMVARNGDSVTFTPERGVPMTVEGEPVTGRIRFFSDRDATPTKIAFDDGRGQLSLIHRGERFALRVKHADAATRTGFTGLTYWDGGPAWKVTARFVPHAAGKRLPIVDITGLTTEMANAGALEFEKDGTRYRLEALGEPGRELFVIFGDRTSGHGSYPAGRYLDLPAPDANGQVVIDFNHAYNPPCAFTPFATCPLTPAENRLDLRVEAGEKVYHTPQGGT; encoded by the coding sequence ATGGGGACGCGTCATTGGCGGCGCAGCATGGCGGTGGCCGCGCTGGTGTTGGGCCTCGCTGCGTGTGGCGAGAAGGACTCCGCACTGGTGGTCGCACCGGTCGATCCGGCCTTCGCGGCCGAACAGCAGCAATGGCGGCAGCAGCGCTACACCGAGTTGAACGCGCCCGACGGCTGGACCAGCCTGGTCGGCCTGCACTGGCTGGAGCACAAGGCGCACTACATCGGCAGCGGCCCCGGCAGCGGTATCCGCCTGGCGGTGGGGCCGGACAAACTGGGCATGGTGGCGCGCAACGGTGACAGCGTGACCTTCACCCCCGAGCGCGGTGTGCCGATGACCGTGGAAGGTGAGCCGGTGACCGGCCGGATCCGCTTTTTCAGCGACCGTGACGCCACGCCCACCAAGATCGCCTTCGACGACGGCCGTGGTCAGCTCAGCCTGATCCACCGTGGCGAGCGTTTCGCGCTGCGGGTCAAGCACGCCGATGCGGCCACCCGTACCGGCTTCACCGGGCTGACCTACTGGGATGGTGGTCCGGCCTGGAAAGTCACCGCACGCTTCGTGCCGCACGCTGCGGGTAAACGCCTGCCCATCGTCGACATCACCGGCCTTACCACCGAGATGGCCAATGCCGGCGCGCTGGAGTTCGAGAAAGACGGCACGCGGTATCGGCTGGAGGCACTGGGTGAACCCGGCCGCGAGTTGTTTGTGATCTTCGGCGACCGCACCAGCGGCCATGGCAGCTATCCCGCCGGCCGCTACCTGGACCTGCCCGCGCCGGATGCCAACGGCCAGGTGGTGATTGATTTCAACCATGCCTACAACCCGCCGTGCGCGTTCACTCCGTTCGCGACCTGCCCGTTGACGCCAGCGGAAAACCGCCTGGATCTGCGCGTAGAAGCCGGTGAGAAGGTGTATCACACCCCACAAGGAGGAACCTGA
- the mutL gene encoding DNA mismatch repair endonuclease MutL — MSIRQLPEILINQIAAGEVVERPASVVKELVENALDAGATRVDIDLEEGGVRLIRIRDDGGGIAPEELPLAVSRHATSKIASLDDLEAVATLGFRGEALPSIASVSRFTLASRRAHDEHGSALQIEGGKVGQVTPRAHAPGTTVEVRELFYNVPARRKFLRAERTELGHIEEWLRSLALARPDVELRVSHNGKPSRRYKPGDLYSDARLGETLGDDFAAQALRVDHTGAGLRLHGWIAQPHYSRASTDQQYFYVNGRAVRDRSVAHAVKMAYGDVLFHGRQPAYVLFLELDPTRVDVNVHPAKHEVRFRDSRLIHDFVYRTLKEALAETRAGMTATAAVGETHAESGAPAYANAAAGSGYALAGGGGGGGMGGWRPQQSPLGLRVADASSAYAVLYARPEGNDSPGLPPMPSENGLPVTSADSGVPPLGYAIAQLHGIYILAENAEGLIVVDMHAAHERIGYERLKTAHDGIGLHAQPLLVPITLAVGERDADTAEREAETLTALGFEITRSGPGSLHVRSIPALLANAEPEGLLRDVLTDLREHGQSRRIASARDELLSTMACHGAVRANRRLTVPEMNALLRDMEITERSGQCNHGRPTWARFSLAEIDRWFLRGR, encoded by the coding sequence ATGAGCATCCGTCAGTTACCCGAAATCCTCATCAACCAGATCGCCGCCGGCGAGGTCGTGGAACGGCCTGCGTCCGTGGTCAAGGAACTGGTGGAGAACGCGCTGGATGCCGGGGCTACCCGTGTGGATATCGACCTGGAAGAAGGCGGTGTGCGCCTGATCCGCATCCGCGACGACGGCGGCGGCATCGCACCCGAGGAGCTGCCATTGGCAGTGTCGCGGCATGCCACCAGCAAGATCGCCAGCCTGGACGACCTGGAAGCCGTGGCCACGCTCGGCTTCCGTGGCGAAGCGCTGCCGTCCATTGCCTCGGTCAGCCGCTTCACCCTGGCTTCGCGCCGCGCCCACGACGAACATGGCTCCGCCCTGCAGATCGAAGGCGGCAAGGTCGGTCAGGTCACCCCGCGCGCGCATGCGCCGGGCACCACCGTCGAAGTGCGCGAACTGTTCTACAACGTGCCCGCGCGACGCAAATTCCTGCGCGCCGAACGTACCGAACTGGGCCACATTGAAGAATGGCTGCGCTCGCTGGCGCTGGCCCGCCCCGATGTCGAACTGCGCGTCTCGCACAACGGCAAGCCTTCGCGACGCTACAAGCCGGGCGACCTGTATTCGGATGCCCGCCTCGGCGAAACCCTGGGCGATGATTTCGCCGCCCAGGCGCTGCGCGTCGATCACACCGGTGCCGGCCTGCGCCTGCACGGCTGGATTGCCCAGCCGCATTACTCGCGCGCCAGCACAGATCAGCAGTATTTCTACGTCAATGGCCGCGCCGTGCGGGATCGCAGCGTCGCCCATGCGGTGAAAATGGCCTATGGCGACGTGCTGTTTCATGGTCGTCAGCCGGCGTACGTGCTGTTCCTGGAACTGGATCCGACCCGCGTCGACGTCAACGTGCACCCGGCCAAACATGAGGTGCGCTTCCGCGATTCGCGGCTGATTCACGACTTCGTCTACCGCACGCTCAAGGAAGCCCTGGCCGAGACCCGCGCCGGGATGACCGCGACCGCGGCCGTCGGCGAAACGCATGCCGAATCCGGCGCACCGGCGTACGCCAATGCGGCAGCGGGCAGCGGCTATGCGCTGGCGGGCGGCGGTGGAGGTGGTGGCATGGGCGGCTGGCGACCGCAACAGTCGCCGCTGGGGCTGCGCGTGGCTGATGCCTCGTCTGCGTATGCCGTGCTGTATGCACGCCCCGAAGGCAACGACAGCCCCGGGCTGCCGCCGATGCCCAGCGAGAACGGCCTGCCGGTCACCTCGGCCGACAGCGGTGTGCCGCCGCTCGGCTATGCCATTGCCCAGTTGCATGGCATCTACATCCTGGCCGAGAACGCCGAAGGGCTGATCGTGGTGGACATGCATGCCGCGCACGAACGCATCGGCTACGAACGGCTGAAAACCGCGCACGACGGCATCGGCCTGCACGCGCAGCCGCTGTTGGTGCCGATCACCCTCGCGGTGGGCGAGCGCGATGCCGATACCGCCGAGCGCGAAGCCGAAACGCTGACCGCGCTGGGGTTTGAGATCACCCGCTCCGGTCCGGGCTCGTTGCATGTGCGCAGCATTCCTGCGTTGCTCGCCAATGCCGAGCCCGAAGGCCTGCTGCGCGATGTGCTGACCGACCTGCGCGAACACGGCCAAAGCCGGCGAATTGCCAGTGCGCGCGACGAGCTGCTGTCGACCATGGCCTGCCACGGTGCGGTGCGTGCCAACCGACGCCTCACCGTGCCGGAAATGAATGCATTGCTGCGCGACATGGAAATCACCGAGCGGTCCGGCCAGTGCAATCACGGCCGACCGACCTGGGCGCGTTTTTCGCTGGCGGAGATCGACCGCTGGTTCCTGCGTGGACGTTGA
- a CDS encoding N-acetylmuramoyl-L-alanine amidase, with the protein MPMGKSLTAIVAAVGLCLASAAAWAGEVRQVALQTGATGTRAEIALAGSGGYKTLSLSGPNRLVVDFPDSSAIRNLKLPTPTGVVTAVRTGQPVPGTFRVVFDLAESVAPFKPQMLKQGDESRLVIEWPGDAPSSVAAAPAAKLPVTAAAPAPVAATPVATAQTAGPTPAEAAQARDEAARATALLTANARQQASAGAAAPVPAPAAPTATGTVTSASTANAASNAMSPAAILAGQPTAAVAPAPAPTPVVPVQAPRPVMPSDASRIKMQAGMRPLVVAIDPGHGGQDPGAVGPTGKREKDITLAVARELARQVNATPGLKAYLTRDSDVFIPLPMRAQKARSAKADIFISIHADAAENRAAKGSSVYVLSTKGASSQRARWLADKENAADLVGGVRLQQTEGTLANVLLDLAQSGYMKASEDAAGHVLGGLKRIGKNHKPNIERANFAVLRTSDMPAMLVETAFISNPDEERRLMDPAYQRQLAGAVLDGVHTFFSRQPPPGTLYAARAQAEIDAASTVAGGSK; encoded by the coding sequence ATGCCAATGGGGAAATCGCTCACCGCCATCGTTGCAGCCGTCGGACTCTGTCTGGCGAGCGCGGCTGCGTGGGCCGGTGAAGTCCGCCAGGTGGCCCTGCAGACCGGTGCCACCGGTACCCGCGCGGAGATCGCGCTGGCCGGCAGTGGCGGTTACAAGACCCTTTCGTTGTCCGGCCCGAACCGCCTGGTGGTGGACTTCCCGGACTCCAGTGCCATCCGCAACCTGAAGCTGCCCACGCCCACCGGCGTGGTCACCGCCGTGCGCACCGGTCAGCCGGTGCCGGGCACGTTCCGGGTGGTATTCGATCTGGCCGAGTCGGTCGCGCCGTTCAAGCCGCAGATGCTCAAGCAGGGCGATGAGTCCCGGCTGGTGATCGAGTGGCCGGGCGATGCGCCGTCCAGCGTGGCGGCGGCACCCGCGGCCAAGCTGCCGGTCACCGCTGCAGCGCCTGCACCTGTTGCGGCCACGCCGGTCGCGACTGCACAGACTGCCGGCCCGACGCCGGCCGAAGCCGCGCAGGCTCGAGACGAAGCCGCGCGTGCGACCGCGCTCCTCACGGCCAACGCACGTCAGCAGGCGAGCGCCGGTGCAGCGGCTCCGGTGCCGGCTCCTGCCGCACCGACGGCCACTGGCACAGTGACGTCGGCCAGCACCGCCAACGCGGCCAGCAATGCGATGTCGCCGGCGGCCATTCTGGCCGGCCAGCCGACTGCCGCGGTGGCACCGGCTCCGGCACCCACACCGGTGGTCCCGGTGCAGGCACCGCGCCCGGTGATGCCCAGCGACGCCTCGCGGATCAAAATGCAGGCGGGCATGCGCCCGCTGGTCGTGGCGATCGACCCGGGCCATGGCGGCCAGGATCCCGGCGCGGTCGGCCCGACCGGCAAGCGCGAAAAAGACATCACCCTGGCGGTGGCACGTGAGCTGGCGCGGCAGGTCAATGCCACGCCGGGCCTGAAGGCCTACCTCACCCGCGACAGCGACGTGTTCATTCCGCTGCCGATGCGCGCGCAGAAGGCGCGTTCGGCGAAGGCCGACATCTTCATCTCGATCCACGCCGATGCGGCGGAAAATCGCGCGGCCAAGGGCTCCTCGGTATACGTGCTCTCGACCAAGGGCGCGTCGTCGCAGCGTGCGCGCTGGCTGGCCGACAAGGAAAACGCGGCCGATCTGGTAGGCGGCGTTCGCCTGCAGCAGACCGAAGGCACACTGGCCAATGTGCTGCTGGATCTGGCCCAGAGCGGCTACATGAAGGCCTCGGAAGACGCGGCCGGCCATGTGCTGGGCGGTCTCAAGCGCATCGGCAAGAACCACAAGCCGAACATCGAGCGCGCCAACTTCGCCGTGCTGCGCACGTCGGACATGCCGGCAATGCTGGTGGAAACCGCCTTCATCTCCAACCCGGATGAAGAACGCCGCCTGATGGACCCGGCCTACCAGCGCCAGCTGGCGGGTGCCGTGCTTGACGGTGTACACACCTTCTTCAGCCGCCAGCCCCCGCCGGGCACCCTGTACGCCGCCCGCGCCCAGGCCGAAATCGACGCCGCCAGCACCGTCGCCGGCGGCAGCAAGTAA
- the tsaE gene encoding tRNA (adenosine(37)-N6)-threonylcarbamoyltransferase complex ATPase subunit type 1 TsaE: protein MTDFFLATADDTDRLGAQLAATRPPQAVMQLRGDLGAGKSTLARALLRALGVQGAIRSPTYTLVERYPLADGSEAWHLDLYRIGQADELEFLGLDEGSASLWLVEWPERGAGALPPTDLIVALEIDANGRRASLTSVSDAGAEWVQRLREGGDLRPLSVG from the coding sequence ATGACCGACTTCTTCCTGGCCACGGCCGACGACACCGACCGCCTGGGCGCACAACTGGCAGCGACCCGGCCGCCGCAGGCGGTGATGCAGCTGCGCGGTGACCTTGGCGCGGGCAAGTCGACCCTGGCCCGTGCGCTGCTGCGCGCGCTGGGCGTGCAGGGCGCGATCCGCAGCCCGACCTATACATTGGTGGAGCGCTATCCGCTGGCCGACGGCAGTGAAGCCTGGCACCTGGACCTGTACCGCATCGGCCAGGCCGACGAGCTGGAGTTCCTGGGCCTGGACGAGGGCAGTGCGTCGCTGTGGCTGGTGGAATGGCCCGAGCGCGGTGCGGGGGCACTGCCGCCGACCGACCTGATCGTGGCGCTGGAGATTGACGCCAATGGACGTCGTGCCAGTCTCACCAGCGTGAGCGACGCCGGTGCTGAATGGGTTCAGCGGCTGCGTGAAGGAGGCGACTTGCGCCCCCTTTCTGTCGGCTGA